In a genomic window of Flavobacterium sp. KACC 22761:
- a CDS encoding TetR/AcrR family transcriptional regulator — MARTKEFNEDQALDKAIEIFWHKGYNGTSAQDLVNHLGLSRSSLYDTFGDKQKLFVKSLKRYQQKNHEILKEFLGNAANIKTAFTEIFKQAVAESLQDRITKGCFMVNSSVELAMHDPEIAKIVHDNQKTVEDIFCQAIKKGQDLGQISDKQEARSLARFIFNNYSGIRVLARAGERDKQVYDDILKSIFALF, encoded by the coding sequence ATGGCTAGAACAAAAGAATTTAACGAAGATCAGGCTTTAGATAAAGCAATCGAGATTTTTTGGCATAAAGGTTACAATGGAACTTCTGCACAGGATTTGGTAAATCATTTAGGATTGAGCCGTTCTAGTTTGTATGATACTTTTGGAGATAAGCAAAAGCTTTTTGTAAAGTCATTAAAAAGATATCAGCAGAAAAACCATGAGATTCTTAAAGAGTTTTTAGGAAATGCTGCAAATATAAAAACGGCTTTTACAGAAATCTTTAAACAAGCAGTTGCTGAAAGTCTGCAAGACCGAATTACGAAAGGCTGTTTTATGGTTAATTCATCAGTCGAATTGGCGATGCACGATCCTGAAATTGCAAAAATTGTTCATGATAATCAGAAAACGGTTGAAGATATTTTTTGTCAAGCGATCAAAAAAGGACAAGATTTGGGACAAATTTCTGATAAGCAAGAGGCGCGATCATTAGCTCGTTTTATCTTTAATAATTATTCGGGAATCCGAGTTTTGGCACGAGCAGGCGAGAGAGACAAGCAAGTTTATGATGATATTTTAAAATCGATTTTCGCTCTTTTTTAG
- a CDS encoding glucose 1-dehydrogenase encodes MKNLENKVAIVTGGNSGIGYAAAADLAAKGAKVIVTGRNREALEKAEKELNVTGIVADQSDLKSIDNLVEEVKTKFGKVDILFLNAGIAAFAPVDFASEDHYDSIMNVNVKGVYFTVQKVLPILNDGGSIIFNTSVNAHVGMPNSSVYAASKAAVLSLNKVFATELAPRKIRVNAVSPGPVETPLYGKLGLQKEEVEGFGTVLGEKILLKRFGQSAEIAKTVSFLASDDSSFITGTEIVVDGGLTVNAVV; translated from the coding sequence ATGAAAAATTTAGAAAACAAAGTTGCTATAGTAACAGGTGGAAACAGTGGAATTGGATATGCAGCTGCAGCTGATTTGGCAGCAAAAGGCGCAAAAGTAATTGTAACAGGAAGAAACAGAGAAGCTTTAGAAAAAGCAGAAAAAGAATTGAATGTTACTGGAATTGTAGCTGATCAATCTGATTTAAAATCAATTGATAATTTAGTTGAAGAAGTAAAAACAAAATTCGGAAAAGTAGATATTTTGTTTTTAAATGCCGGAATTGCAGCTTTTGCTCCAGTTGATTTTGCTTCAGAAGATCATTATGACAGTATCATGAATGTGAATGTAAAAGGAGTTTATTTTACAGTTCAAAAAGTATTGCCAATTTTAAATGACGGTGGTTCTATCATTTTTAATACTTCAGTAAATGCGCACGTTGGAATGCCAAATTCAAGTGTTTACGCCGCAAGTAAAGCTGCAGTGTTGTCACTAAATAAAGTATTTGCAACAGAATTGGCTCCAAGAAAAATCAGAGTGAATGCTGTTTCTCCTGGGCCAGTTGAAACTCCATTGTATGGAAAACTTGGTTTGCAAAAAGAAGAAGTAGAAGGGTTTGGAACTGTTTTAGGTGAAAAGATTTTATTAAAACGTTTTGGTCAATCTGCTGAAATTGCAAAAACAGTTTCGTTCTTGGCTTCAGACGATTCATCGTTCATTACTGGAACTGAAATTGTAGTTGACGGTGGACTTACTGTCAATGCTGTTGTATAA
- a CDS encoding GAF domain-containing protein, whose protein sequence is MERLLPHESPFETIISFHKLIESFEEIALSNVDYRSNYAKAILKEVEAFPEFRTGIHNYDIIKNNEGLIKNITADLFPTALTHNEIKAITIPFQNISFNYTERFKKILRNAGDEFYMEIRDFDGHQFYINNCCLILSYYYNQQIDFNRPFFYDIPDERGIERHYRILYNADFMEIMPTERALELTQNDIDELIDNYNDIELWKSKFPPRSWVLKGFGIVSLFDATTESAISNLKSNLLKPDSTRVTSTDIIESIFRSIFRIPSLKVGFIIYNPEEEKFIRPIKFDNQMQSFLLKTDQEVDCKNAFFGCSFENLLNNKEPFVISNVEKFIEESPNKKLGEHLLSQGIKSCVFAPVIKDEQLLGVVELVSEYPRDLNSVNATKLELILPYLTDTIDRYNTDMQHQIEAIIQREYTTIHPSVYWKFRKESQNYFQNINHTKDYIFKEIVFKNVYPLYGQIDIKGSSEHRNETVKIDLKNQLTALLEIFDNQKPNSNLVLLEQRKFELESLRSELDFPLKADTEQHIQRYIEEEIHPILKNTKGNAKNEELEALYFESLDEKSGLFYQERKKFDNAMSIINKKLASVLDKKQLDAQQIYPHYYERFKTDGVEHNLYIGASISPTKPFDIMYLHNLRLWQLQTLCEMELEHHQLKESLPYELDVTSLILVFSAPLSIRFRMDEKRFDVDGTYNARYEVVKKRIDKSHIKGTNERITEKEKITIVYSQNNEETEYLKYIKYLQHKKILEPAIEQFEVEDLQGVSGLRAIRVKVINNTVSSTTKKITYQDLLDELN, encoded by the coding sequence ATGGAACGTCTTTTACCACATGAAAGTCCTTTCGAAACCATAATCTCATTTCATAAATTAATTGAATCTTTTGAGGAAATTGCTTTATCCAATGTCGATTATCGCTCCAACTACGCCAAAGCTATTCTGAAAGAAGTTGAAGCTTTTCCGGAATTCAGAACTGGGATTCATAATTATGACATCATAAAAAATAACGAAGGTTTAATCAAAAATATAACTGCCGATTTATTTCCTACCGCTTTGACGCATAACGAAATAAAGGCCATCACTATTCCTTTCCAAAATATTTCATTTAATTACACAGAACGTTTCAAAAAAATTCTGCGCAATGCTGGAGATGAATTTTACATGGAAATTCGTGATTTTGATGGTCATCAATTTTACATCAACAACTGCTGTTTGATTTTGAGCTATTATTACAATCAGCAAATTGATTTCAACCGACCTTTTTTCTACGATATTCCAGACGAAAGAGGAATAGAGAGACATTACAGAATCCTCTATAATGCAGATTTTATGGAAATCATGCCAACGGAAAGAGCTTTAGAATTAACACAGAACGATATTGACGAGTTAATTGACAATTATAATGATATCGAATTATGGAAATCTAAATTTCCGCCGAGAAGCTGGGTTTTAAAAGGTTTCGGAATTGTTTCTTTGTTTGATGCGACAACCGAAAGTGCCATTTCAAACTTAAAAAGTAATTTATTAAAACCTGATTCAACCCGCGTTACTTCAACTGACATTATTGAAAGTATTTTTAGATCAATATTTAGGATTCCGAGTTTAAAAGTGGGATTCATTATTTACAATCCGGAAGAAGAAAAATTTATACGACCAATCAAGTTCGACAATCAAATGCAGAGTTTTCTATTGAAAACAGATCAAGAAGTAGATTGTAAAAATGCTTTTTTTGGCTGTTCATTTGAAAATCTTTTAAACAATAAAGAGCCTTTTGTGATTTCGAATGTCGAAAAATTCATTGAAGAATCTCCTAATAAAAAACTTGGAGAACATTTATTGAGCCAAGGTATCAAAAGCTGTGTTTTTGCACCAGTCATCAAAGATGAACAATTATTGGGCGTTGTTGAATTGGTTTCTGAATATCCAAGAGATCTAAATAGTGTGAACGCCACAAAACTAGAATTGATTTTGCCATATTTAACCGATACTATTGATCGTTACAATACCGATATGCAACATCAAATCGAGGCAATTATTCAGCGTGAATATACCACGATTCACCCTAGCGTTTATTGGAAATTCAGAAAAGAATCTCAAAACTATTTTCAAAATATCAATCATACAAAAGATTATATTTTTAAAGAAATTGTCTTTAAAAATGTATATCCGCTTTACGGACAAATTGATATTAAAGGGTCATCTGAGCATCGAAATGAAACCGTGAAAATTGACCTGAAAAATCAATTGACCGCTCTTTTGGAAATTTTCGACAACCAAAAACCGAATTCGAACCTTGTGCTTTTGGAACAAAGAAAATTTGAATTGGAATCGCTTCGAAGCGAATTGGATTTTCCGCTAAAAGCAGATACCGAACAACATATTCAGCGTTATATTGAAGAAGAAATTCATCCGATATTAAAAAACACAAAAGGCAATGCCAAAAATGAAGAATTAGAAGCTTTGTATTTTGAAAGTTTGGATGAAAAATCGGGCTTGTTTTATCAAGAAAGAAAAAAGTTTGATAACGCAATGTCTATCATCAACAAAAAATTGGCTTCGGTTTTAGATAAAAAGCAATTAGATGCGCAACAAATTTATCCGCATTATTATGAGCGTTTTAAAACCGACGGAGTAGAACATAATTTATATATTGGCGCATCAATTTCGCCTACTAAGCCTTTCGACATCATGTATTTGCATAATTTAAGATTATGGCAATTGCAGACTTTGTGCGAAATGGAATTAGAACATCATCAGCTTAAGGAATCACTTCCGTATGAATTAGATGTTACGTCTTTAATATTAGTTTTTAGCGCACCACTTTCTATCCGTTTTAGAATGGATGAAAAACGTTTTGACGTTGACGGAACTTACAATGCAAGATATGAAGTCGTTAAAAAACGAATCGACAAATCGCATATTAAGGGAACAAACGAACGAATTACAGAGAAAGAGAAAATCACAATTGTTTATTCTCAAAACAATGAAGAAACAGAATACTTAAAATACATCAAGTATTTGCAACACAAAAAAATACTTGAACCTGCAATTGAGCAATTTGAAGTAGAAGATCTGCAAGGTGTTTCGGGATTGAGAGCCATTCGCGTAAAAGTCATCAATAACACGGTCAGTTCAACAACGAAAAAAATTACATATCAAGATTTATTAGATGAGCTCAACTAA
- a CDS encoding Pycsar system effector family protein produces the protein MNLIEQSEDFVGNLLKDKLSNLYSYHNFNHTLTVVTAVKELCKKENVDDDDKKALLVAAWFHDTGYIEGYENHEKESVKIAETFLKEKGQSNEFIAEVSNLILATTKEYVPKTHLEKIIKDADYAHLMGTEYVTTCELLRLELKNTGIVTFSNAEWTKENLNFLLNKHRFYTDYALRKWQPLKEKNLTLIQKKINKQELKAASAIEEENKKKEKAEKADKPERGIDTLFRVTLGNHTRLSGIADSKANILLSVNAIIISIALSSIIPKLDSPKNAHLVIPTFIMLISSVVTIIFAILSTRPKVTSGFFTRDDVEAKKVNLMFFGNFYKMPFEEYDWAMNEMMKDRDYLYSTMIKDLYYLGLVLQRKYNLLRIAYNLFMVGIIITVIAFVIAFRSI, from the coding sequence ATGAATCTAATAGAACAATCCGAGGATTTTGTCGGTAATTTACTCAAAGATAAACTTTCTAATTTATATTCTTACCATAATTTTAACCATACTTTGACAGTAGTTACTGCGGTAAAAGAGTTGTGCAAGAAAGAAAACGTTGATGATGATGATAAAAAAGCACTTTTAGTGGCTGCATGGTTCCATGATACGGGATATATTGAAGGTTATGAGAATCACGAAAAGGAAAGCGTAAAAATTGCGGAAACTTTTTTGAAGGAAAAAGGACAATCAAATGAATTTATAGCTGAAGTTTCAAATTTGATTTTGGCAACAACTAAGGAATATGTGCCGAAAACGCATTTAGAAAAAATAATTAAAGATGCTGATTATGCGCATTTAATGGGAACAGAATATGTTACAACTTGCGAATTGCTTCGTTTAGAATTAAAAAATACAGGGATTGTGACATTTTCGAATGCAGAATGGACAAAAGAGAATTTGAATTTCCTATTGAATAAACATCGTTTTTATACCGATTATGCCTTAAGAAAATGGCAACCTTTGAAAGAAAAAAATCTGACTTTGATTCAGAAGAAAATAAACAAACAAGAATTGAAAGCGGCTTCGGCAATTGAAGAAGAAAATAAAAAGAAAGAAAAAGCCGAAAAAGCTGATAAACCAGAACGTGGAATTGATACTTTATTTCGCGTGACGCTCGGAAATCATACGCGTTTAAGCGGTATTGCCGACAGTAAAGCAAATATTTTATTGTCTGTAAATGCCATCATTATTTCGATTGCACTTTCGTCTATTATTCCAAAATTGGACAGCCCGAAAAATGCGCATTTGGTTATTCCTACCTTTATAATGCTTATCTCGAGCGTTGTTACAATCATTTTTGCGATTCTTTCAACGCGACCAAAAGTGACTTCAGGATTTTTTACACGTGACGATGTTGAAGCTAAAAAAGTGAACTTGATGTTTTTTGGAAATTTTTATAAAATGCCTTTTGAAGAATACGATTGGGCAATGAATGAAATGATGAAAGACCGAGATTATTTGTATTCGACTATGATAAAAGATTTATATTATCTAGGATTGGTTTTGCAACGCAAATACAACTTATTGCGAATTGCGTATAATCTGTTCATGGTTGGAATAATTATTACTGTAATTGCTTTTGTAATTGCTTTTAGGTCGATTTAG
- a CDS encoding metallophosphoesterase, with protein sequence MKLFLDNHFIAKIKNYSLAITAIVILYSCATRKAQYGKNVSANETENATDTIKIAHTFYLVGDAGNADEAQAQQTLELLHQKLKKSSKKSTLLFLGDNIYPKGFPADKNAEDKALAETKLTNQLKLAEGFKGKTIFIPGNHDWYNGIKGLERQADFVTKYLNDKKAFLPRKACPIEDVKIDSTATLVTIDSEWFLEDWNNHPTINDNCEIKTREDFFDALEGILNKNQEKTVIIAIHHPLLSNGTHGGQFSMEKQLFPLENKIPLPIIGSFINLLRKTSGANPQDLQNKQYTIYAKRIKTLLQKQKNVIVVSGHDHNLQYISKENIQQIISGAGSKSEAARAISENDFSYGGNGYATLTLYKSGDAKVSYFGNENNKEKLLFEREIIKAKEINWGSDIPNNFPSKITTSIYTKDMTDKSMFHRFLFGQHYRKYYSMPIEARVATVDTLMGGLKPIREGGGHQSISLRMSDPKGREYIMRAMKKSATTFLQSVAFKDQYIVNDFEKTYTENFLYDFYTTSHPYASFVTGSMSDQIGLAHSNPILYYIPKQNGLKEFNAGYGDQLYMVEERPADNHLDAKSFGNPSDIISTDDMMLNLHKDEKYSVDQKEYIKARLFDILIGDWDRHSDQWRWGEYKQDGKVVYKPIPRDRDQAFVKYDGALLSLIMNMPPLRHMRTFKGDRINVKWLGREPYPLDLAFLRTAEEKDWIEQAKYIQENLSDADIDTAFKNMPKEVQDETVDEIKQKLKSRKKDLQKYAAEYFDVLSRTVMIAGTDKKDKFVINHNAQKSIEIQVYRVKKEGDDLVYTKTVTDDKTVNLWIYGLDDNDIFEVKGNHKSNIKIRLIGGQNNDTYNIENGRKVIVYDFKSKENTYNLSRGLGTKAKTQLTDDYDVNLYNYEKPKYNFIAGFPSIGYNPDDGVKLGFNLNYTVNNFKQNPYTQKHILNGFYYFATGGFELTYAAHFPGLLGKWVIDVDSQLTTPNFAMNYFGYGNETVNNDDEFGMDYNRVRIRKFTVAGAARHVGRFGSEFSIQPILQRLTVEETENRFIDIPGIINPNVFDSQVYGALKAKYVFKNSDFVAKPTLGIYFMLSGMWATNLSDTKQNFPTLESILGFTHKIDHNGKLVLATFLKGKAILNNNFDFYHGATLGGDTDLRGYRNERFLGNSYFSQSSDLRFTLGKIHKTVAPLTYGILGGFDYGRIWLDGENSRKWHQDYGGGLWLNAINLVTARISYFQSPDEPGRVIFGAAYSF encoded by the coding sequence ATGAAATTGTTTTTGGATAATCATTTTATTGCCAAGATTAAAAACTATTCTTTGGCAATAACCGCCATAGTTATTTTATATTCCTGTGCAACACGTAAAGCACAATACGGAAAAAATGTAAGCGCCAACGAAACGGAAAACGCGACAGACACCATAAAAATTGCACATACCTTTTATTTGGTTGGAGATGCTGGAAACGCTGATGAAGCGCAAGCCCAGCAAACACTGGAGCTTTTGCATCAAAAGTTGAAGAAATCGAGCAAAAAATCAACACTTTTATTTCTCGGAGACAATATTTACCCAAAAGGTTTTCCTGCTGATAAAAATGCCGAAGACAAGGCTCTGGCCGAAACAAAACTGACCAATCAATTAAAATTAGCAGAAGGTTTTAAAGGAAAAACCATTTTTATTCCTGGAAATCACGATTGGTATAACGGTATCAAAGGCCTAGAACGTCAAGCCGATTTTGTAACCAAATATCTAAACGACAAAAAAGCATTCCTGCCTAGAAAAGCCTGCCCGATTGAAGATGTGAAAATTGACAGTACTGCAACGTTAGTCACAATTGACAGCGAATGGTTCCTGGAAGACTGGAACAATCATCCTACAATAAATGACAATTGCGAAATCAAAACCAGAGAAGATTTTTTTGACGCACTAGAAGGCATCTTAAATAAAAATCAAGAAAAAACAGTAATCATTGCCATTCACCATCCTTTGTTAAGCAACGGAACACACGGTGGCCAATTTTCAATGGAAAAACAATTATTTCCTTTGGAGAACAAAATTCCGCTTCCTATTATAGGATCTTTCATTAATTTGCTGAGAAAAACATCTGGTGCAAATCCGCAGGATCTTCAAAATAAACAATATACAATTTATGCAAAACGAATTAAAACGCTTTTGCAAAAGCAGAAAAATGTCATTGTCGTTTCTGGCCATGATCATAATCTGCAATACATCAGCAAAGAAAACATTCAGCAGATTATCAGCGGTGCAGGGTCAAAATCTGAAGCAGCAAGAGCAATCAGCGAAAATGATTTTTCGTATGGAGGAAATGGTTATGCAACACTAACTTTATACAAAAGTGGCGACGCAAAAGTTTCTTATTTTGGAAATGAAAACAACAAAGAAAAACTGCTTTTTGAGCGTGAAATCATAAAAGCCAAAGAAATTAATTGGGGTTCCGATATTCCAAATAATTTTCCTTCAAAAATTACGACTTCGATTTATACAAAAGACATGACCGATAAAAGCATGTTTCACAGATTTTTATTCGGGCAACATTACAGAAAATATTACAGCATGCCAATTGAAGCACGAGTTGCAACAGTTGACACTTTGATGGGCGGTTTGAAACCTATCCGTGAAGGCGGTGGTCACCAATCGATTTCTTTAAGAATGTCTGATCCAAAAGGTCGTGAATATATCATGCGCGCCATGAAAAAAAGTGCCACAACATTTTTACAATCAGTGGCTTTTAAAGATCAATACATTGTAAATGATTTTGAAAAAACATATACAGAAAACTTTTTGTATGATTTTTACACGACCTCTCATCCTTATGCATCGTTTGTAACAGGAAGTATGTCTGATCAAATTGGCCTTGCACACTCAAACCCAATTTTATACTACATTCCGAAACAAAATGGCTTAAAAGAATTTAACGCTGGCTACGGAGATCAACTATATATGGTTGAAGAACGTCCTGCCGACAATCATTTGGATGCAAAGAGTTTTGGAAATCCATCAGACATTATCAGTACTGATGATATGATGTTGAATCTTCATAAAGATGAAAAATATTCTGTTGATCAAAAAGAATATATAAAAGCGCGTTTGTTTGACATTTTAATAGGCGATTGGGACAGACACAGCGATCAATGGCGCTGGGGCGAATACAAACAAGACGGCAAAGTTGTTTACAAACCAATTCCGCGCGATCGCGACCAAGCTTTTGTGAAATACGATGGCGCTTTGCTTTCGTTGATAATGAACATGCCTCCGCTTCGTCATATGCGTACTTTTAAAGGCGACAGAATCAATGTAAAATGGCTTGGAAGAGAACCTTATCCACTTGATTTGGCATTTTTAAGAACAGCCGAAGAAAAAGATTGGATCGAACAAGCAAAATATATTCAAGAAAATTTATCAGATGCTGATATTGATACCGCTTTTAAAAATATGCCAAAAGAAGTTCAGGACGAAACTGTTGATGAAATCAAACAAAAATTAAAAAGCAGAAAAAAAGATCTTCAAAAATATGCTGCAGAATATTTTGATGTGTTGAGTCGTACTGTAATGATTGCCGGAACTGATAAAAAAGACAAATTTGTAATCAATCATAACGCCCAAAAAAGCATCGAAATTCAAGTTTATCGTGTTAAAAAAGAAGGAGATGATTTGGTTTACACCAAAACAGTAACCGATGATAAAACGGTTAACTTATGGATTTATGGACTTGATGATAACGATATTTTCGAAGTAAAAGGAAATCATAAATCAAATATTAAAATTCGTTTGATTGGCGGTCAAAACAACGACACTTATAATATTGAAAACGGACGAAAAGTGATTGTCTACGATTTCAAATCAAAAGAAAACACCTATAACTTGTCCCGAGGCCTCGGTACAAAGGCAAAAACACAACTTACAGACGATTATGATGTGAATTTGTACAATTACGAAAAGCCTAAATACAATTTTATTGCTGGTTTCCCAAGTATTGGCTATAATCCTGATGATGGTGTAAAATTAGGTTTTAACTTAAATTATACTGTAAATAATTTCAAACAAAATCCTTATACGCAAAAACACATTTTAAACGGTTTCTATTATTTTGCAACAGGAGGTTTTGAGTTGACTTATGCAGCACATTTTCCGGGATTATTAGGAAAATGGGTAATTGACGTTGATTCACAACTGACTACACCAAATTTTGCGATGAACTATTTTGGCTACGGAAACGAAACTGTAAATAATGATGACGAATTTGGGATGGATTACAACAGAGTTAGAATTAGAAAATTTACTGTTGCTGGCGCTGCAAGACATGTCGGGCGTTTTGGAAGCGAATTCAGCATACAGCCAATTCTTCAAAGATTAACGGTTGAGGAAACTGAAAACCGATTTATTGATATTCCAGGAATTATAAATCCAAATGTATTTGATAGCCAAGTTTATGGTGCTTTAAAGGCGAAATATGTTTTCAAAAATTCTGATTTTGTGGCAAAACCAACGCTTGGAATCTATTTTATGCTTTCGGGAATGTGGGCTACAAACTTGAGCGATACCAAACAAAATTTCCCAACGCTGGAAAGTATTTTAGGTTTTACGCATAAAATCGATCATAACGGAAAATTAGTTTTGGCTACATTTCTTAAGGGAAAAGCAATCTTGAACAACAATTTTGATTTTTATCATGGTGCAACTTTAGGAGGCGACACAGACTTGCGCGGTTATAGAAACGAGCGCTTTTTAGGAAATTCTTATTTTTCACAAAGCTCTGATCTGCGTTTCACTCTTGGAAAAATCCACAAAACTGTTGCTCCTTTAACCTACGGAATTCTGGGTGGATTCGACTACGGAAGAATCTGGCTTGATGGCGAAAATTCAAGAAAATGGCATCAAGATTACGGTGGCGGATTATGGCTGAATGCGATTAATCTTGTAACAGCTAGAATATCTTATTTCCAATCTCCTGATGAACCTGGAAGAGTTATTTTTGGAGCGGCTTATAGCTTTTAA
- a CDS encoding ABC transporter ATP-binding protein: METILTIENLSKRYGRIQALKNVSFSIQKGHVYGILGPNGSGKSTTLGIVLNVVNETSGNYKWFDGKMQTHEALKKVGAIIERPNFYPYMTAEENLKLVCKIKSINYSKIEEKLNLVGLTERKDSKFSTFSLGMKQRLAIASALLNDPEILILDEPTNGLDPQGIHQIRDIIKEIASQGTTILLASHLLDEVEKVCSHVVVLRKGEILYSGSVDEMSANEGFFEISSDDNLALKSILSNHPNVDHIKDEDGKILVYLKSELAASDLNQFLFSKNIVLNHLVKRRNSLEAQFLELTKNATIQKN, encoded by the coding sequence TTGGAAACCATCCTTACCATCGAAAATCTCAGCAAAAGATACGGGCGCATTCAAGCACTCAAAAATGTATCATTTAGCATTCAAAAAGGCCATGTTTATGGCATTCTTGGTCCTAACGGAAGCGGAAAATCAACAACTTTAGGAATTGTTTTGAATGTCGTAAATGAAACATCAGGCAATTATAAATGGTTTGACGGAAAAATGCAAACGCATGAAGCTTTGAAAAAAGTAGGCGCAATTATAGAACGTCCAAACTTTTATCCGTACATGACGGCCGAAGAAAATCTGAAGTTAGTCTGCAAAATTAAAAGCATTAATTATTCTAAAATTGAAGAAAAGCTAAATCTTGTTGGCTTAACCGAAAGAAAAGACAGCAAATTCAGCACCTTTTCATTAGGAATGAAACAACGTTTGGCAATTGCATCAGCGCTTTTGAATGATCCTGAAATTTTGATTTTAGATGAACCAACGAATGGTTTAGATCCGCAAGGAATTCATCAAATTCGTGATATTATCAAAGAAATTGCATCGCAGGGAACAACAATTTTATTGGCTTCGCACTTATTAGATGAAGTTGAAAAAGTGTGCTCACACGTTGTGGTTTTGCGAAAAGGCGAAATTTTATATTCTGGTTCCGTTGATGAAATGTCTGCCAATGAAGGCTTTTTCGAAATTTCTTCAGATGACAATCTTGCTTTAAAATCAATTTTGAGCAATCACCCGAATGTCGATCATATCAAAGACGAAGATGGGAAAATTTTGGTTTACTTAAAATCAGAATTAGCAGCTTCAGATTTAAATCAGTTTTTATTCTCAAAAAACATCGTTTTAAATCATTTGGTCAAACGCAGAAACAGCCTAGAAGCACAATTTTTAGAATTAACTAAAAACGCCACCATCCAAAAAAACTAA
- a CDS encoding ABC transporter permease, with protein sequence MNRLISIELQKIWKNKASKILTLAYFILLSFIALIASIKFDIGPFKFHLAEMGIFNFPFIWHFNTYIAAILKLFLAIVIVSMMANEYSYGTLKQNLIDGLSKKEFIWSKFLTVVLLAFASTVFVFIMSLILGLSFSSYNEFGIIFSDLEYLLAFFVKLTGFFSFCLFLGILVKRSAFALGFLLVWNIVEGIAKGLLIFKLFPNSTVGFTIMKFFPLEAMSNLIIEPFTRLSVIKSIGTQIGVENTKDYGVHYYSIIIVLVWTFLFIYFSYKLLKKRDL encoded by the coding sequence ATGAACCGACTTATCTCTATAGAACTTCAAAAAATCTGGAAAAATAAAGCCAGCAAAATATTGACTTTGGCTTATTTCATTCTGCTTTCTTTTATCGCATTAATTGCTTCAATAAAATTTGATATCGGGCCATTTAAATTTCATTTAGCCGAAATGGGAATTTTCAATTTTCCTTTTATCTGGCATTTCAACACTTATATAGCGGCTATTTTAAAATTGTTTCTTGCTATTGTAATTGTTTCGATGATGGCTAATGAATATAGCTACGGAACATTAAAACAGAATCTAATTGATGGATTAAGCAAAAAAGAATTTATCTGGTCAAAATTCCTGACGGTTGTGCTTCTTGCATTTGCTTCGACTGTTTTCGTTTTTATAATGAGCTTAATTCTCGGATTGTCTTTTTCATCTTACAATGAATTCGGAATTATCTTTTCTGATTTAGAATACCTTTTAGCATTCTTTGTAAAGCTTACAGGATTCTTTTCGTTCTGTTTGTTCTTGGGAATTTTGGTAAAGCGTTCTGCTTTTGCCTTAGGATTTCTTTTGGTTTGGAACATCGTAGAAGGAATTGCAAAAGGTCTTCTGATTTTCAAACTCTTTCCGAATAGTACTGTTGGCTTTACGATTATGAAATTTTTCCCTTTAGAAGCCATGTCAAATTTAATAATTGAACCTTTTACAAGATTATCGGTTATAAAAAGCATCGGGACACAAATTGGAGTTGAAAACACAAAAGATTACGGCGTACACTATTATTCGATTATTATCGTTTTAGTTTGGACATTTTTGTTCATTTACTTCTCGTATAAATTATTAAAAAAGCGAGATTTGTAG